In Paralichthys olivaceus isolate ysfri-2021 chromosome 12, ASM2471397v2, whole genome shotgun sequence, the genomic window AATCAAGCGCTCCCTCTGCTGAATATCAATGAATTCAGTGCCAGTGCACGGCCAAGTGGAAGTGGACTCACTTTACCACAGACTGAATACAGATCAGGCCTCGACGTCACACTTTTAAACCTCTGAGCAGCGAATCAGCCGTGAAACAAGCCACCAAAGTGCCATAAAGATTTACTCAGACATTCAGGGCGTCTCGTCTCGTCTGTTCGTGTCCTGCTGGTGATGAAAAACATCCTCGGTTCCCTTTTTCTTCCCTCCTGAAGATTCTTTGCTGTTACCTTCTGTGTCAACTAGAGGTCAGCAGCTGACAAATTTTGGTGGGGTCCTATCTTTATGCAGATCACAGTAAAACGTTGGGATGAGATCATCTCTTATACAGTTTTCCTGGGGATGGACAGAATATTATTAATCTAATGCAACACAGTCAGAATGTAAAACGTAATAAATGTCTGTTTCAAGGTTGAATGATGTTTAATTGTGGATGATTATATATAAGAGGGCGTGATTCTTTTTTTGCAATTTACTGTGAGGCAGTATGCAAGTGTACAATACACTCATGTGCAATATACTGAGATCTGACATTGGGCAATACACTTGGATATACAATCAAAAAAGTTACACTGCTTTTAAAGTTGTTGTATTTTtcctatttatatttattttcaatatttgtgAACCGTCAGTTGTATTGTGAGCCCGACGCAACATTTCATTCAAACTTGTCTGGAAATTATTAACTATTGTGTTTTATCGTTGACCAGTAATTATGCACCGATTCAACTtggtattatatatatatattaaagtgTCACCTATGAATTACAATGACCATTTTGCAAAGGAACATCTCATACAGTCTGCTGGCATATTAGAACACTACATCCTTTTTTAATTGAATGCAGCTTAGGCAAAGGGAAATGCAATAAATGTCTGGTTTTCTGATTTAAGTTTATATTATACGTTTAATTAAAGAGACTTATACATATGTGGTGGTGCATttcaatataaatgtgtttactttaatgtgtttatgtgtttaataCTAAGAAGTATCGCATTGATAAATCTGTCCTCTATAAATGACAGTGACTGTTTCACATGTTTAACGATATGCACGGACTCTCAGTACCCATCAGCAGAGGACAGTATGTGCCTattctccatctgtctcctttcttcttttcaaacacatgttttcaGAGCTGTGAAATCCCTCTGGCTTCTCAGATGAAGACATTTCCTTCGTAAGACATCTGCATGCTTGTTTTGTCCACCTCTGTGTCCTACGCCCGTCCTCACTCTGCTGTTTAATGGAGAACAAATCAATGCAATGTTAGTTTTTCAGCTTCGCAGCTGTAGGTGCTCGACTCCAACAAACAGACAGCCGCTGTGATGATTGTGACCCCATTAAATGTGACTCGGTGCCAAACcggactgctgctgctgctgctgttgtccaGTTTGGCACCGAGTCACATTTGATTGGGGGGGtccatttattttgttgatgctgatCTACAGCTAGAAGTCATGATGCTAATGAGGTACACTGATGTAGGTCAGATCTCTTAGGGGATCAATCCTGAGCAATGTGTGTTAAATATAAGTCGTGTATAACTGTCACATAAGTTACAAGTTATGTTTTGTAGTTAAACACAATTTAGCGAAACTTAAACATAAATAAGATAATGAAAAGACGTTTTCACATTTAGCTTAATTTTGGGGATCATGTGGtgctttttatttctaaagACATAAcctgttttatgctgttgtttGCTGAAAGACAGAGAATTAAAACTAATGAGAAAAGTTGTATGCAGGAGCACAACAAGGGACTGTGGGGGGGCCCTAAATCCAGCCAAATTGATCGCCCCcctaaaaagaaataaatcacaccCAACCACATCATTACAATCTTCAAAGTTAGGTTGTGTAAACAAAGTAGAAACTGTGTAAGTACAAACCTCCACCATCATCCCAGACACATGCATTCAGACATTCTAATCTTCAACCAAACTTAGAAAATTACAAAGTTCTTGGAGGAAAGTTAGTGGCACGGGTTTGGTCATGGGGGTTTCTGACCATACTGTCGCTGCATTCTCTTGTACAAAGAAGATCATATCATTTAAGTGGGTTCTCACAAAAGCATTGCTGTGGACAAATGTAATCAGACATTCTCGGGTGCCCCTCCCTGTTGTGCTACAAGGCCTGGTTGTAGATGAAAACATATTCTGTTCTTTATTTCCAGTCTAGCCTGACCTGGAGAGTacaggcattctgttttttgtgtccaaACTGAAGATAGACCAAAccaaagctttttttctgaacccAGCCAGACTCATTGTGTATCCACAGCCTAATTTGCACCACTTAGTGTATATTACAATAATTATGCCGATAAAGCTTCGTATTATTGATGGCACAAACAAAGGTGTTTTTTATCTTGAAAAGCAACCACTATGTTACCCCAGGAGGCTACATGCTTTCCTCTGTCAGCCTCCATTTTCATATTCCCAGGCTTAAATCACATCAGCATAAGTTGCTCTCTATAGCAGAGATGTGCTTCAAACAGCAGGAACGAGTGAATGTACATTCAGAAACCACGCGGCGTGTGTGCTATACCTCTACAGCTGGACTGATTGAAGTGCACTGGGGTGTTTCAGCCTGAATACGGCTGTGTCTGGTCGgcacctcttttctttttttttttttccttaaaccTCGCCTCCACCAGACCTTAATCATTTGGCCGGAGAGTCGTCCATTCCTCTCCTCTGGGTACAAATCAGACTCAAAGTGAGAAGTACAGTAAGAGCAAAACCCATTCTGCTGAGCTTGTCCACTACAGTGTAAGTAGTAAGTGAGCATTGATTTCACACCAGATCAGATACATCTTGAACTTTGTGATCAGCAGTCTTTGCAGGTTAATGCTGAATGCAAAAACAATAAAGGTTCAGATTTGAGTCGGTGATGTTTCACACGCTCGCTGCTCTTGAACAGACAGTTCACCATAACAGTGGATTTGCTGGATGCCCCTCGGTCTGCACTCTATCGATCAGCTCAGCAGTCTTTGTTTAGACATCAGTGACAGACACTGGGAGCTGAGTCCTCCAGTCTCAGCTTGAGACAACACAGCTGTCCCTCCccctccacttcttcttctcctctgcccATTAAAAAAACTGCTTGCTGTGATCTGTCCTTTCTGATTCTGGcaccatttcattttttctttttttacactgtTCTTACAATCGTTGTGTCCTGTGCAGTACATTCTTTTACCAAGTACATTTATTCAGTGATATAACTCAGAGAAATCACATTTTAGCAATGTCACTACATATGACTGATAATTAGCTCATAACCATTGACAGTTATTGTGTATTctatatacatattttttttaatgcagcacTGTGAGCTGAGACGTCTCTGATCTCCAAACCACAAGTGAAAATCTTCCAACTCACAGTGAAACTTTCCAGTTGACTAACGCAACATTTTGGCAGATCAGCCTGGATTAAAAGAGAAGTTGACAAGAGAATGGCTTCATCACACCAGATTGTAGATTCATATTAACCCAGTTTTCTCAGCCTCGCTTTCAACTTAACAGAGCAGACTACTAACTGACAAGGTCAGTTTACCCTGAATGTCTGGTTAGTTGGCTGGTTGGTATGATGGCTgtttagttggttggttggttggttggctggcTGGCTGTTTGGTTgggtggttggttggttggttggttggttggttggttggctggcTGTTTGGTTgggtggttggttggttggttggttggttgggtggttggttggttggttgggtGGTTGGCTGGCTGTTTGGTTGGGTGGTTGGTTGGTCAGcatgattatgcaaaaactaccgGATAGATTCCATGGAGGCTGTGGAAGAATGGGACGTGAACATAAAGAGAATCCATAAGATTTTGGTGCGGAGCCGGACAAAGGAGCGAATCCAACAATTTCTCATCTGGTTATTTTTAAATTGGGAGATATGGCTTTTGTTGACATGTTCAGCAATTTCTTGGGAATTGTATGTGGACCCTAATGGAAAAAAGGGGGCTGATACTTATCAGTGTTGCGATTTTGGCATTGATACTAATATAAATCTGCATATAGTGGATAATAATTAAGAAATGTGCAAAATTAAAACATCTGCATTCTCTGATAAATTGAAACAAAGATTAGTATCTCAAATTAAAGACTGAGTCTTGTGAACTTTTGTAGATTTAATCCACTGTGTTGATAACGATGACACATTTTCTAAAGCAAAGACGACTACTGAGCATGTTCGTTCTGTAAAGTGAGGATCCTTCGCTCGTGTCCTGAAAGCAAGACCAACCGCTTTGAAGCATCTTCTCCTTCTAATGACTTTGTCTTCCTCATCTGTTCTGCTGCTACTAaagcagtgtgagtgtgtttgagtgtgtgtgattgataaTGAAAGGGGAGATAAATGTGTGGGTCtggtgtttgcatgtttattaTGTTAATAATGCTAGAAAATGAGAACAGTTCTTACACAGTGAGGGGGAAATTAATGGCTTTTTTCCTCATTAGTCTCTGTTGGTCAAGGTTATAGTctctagttttttttaaatgtgcaaatgaGGCAGTCAGGTAAATTATTCTCAAAGTTGTACTTAAACATATATTCCCCTCACttgtaaaaaagtttttattcttCCAAAATATTGGCAACAATATAACCATCGGATATAATTGTCTATCCTTATACGTAGTCTTTGGTAGTAAGGTGCATTTGACCACTTTTGCAACAAGTGAAAGAAATACACACCAACAAATCTTTGAACTGAGCTAAGGAAACAGTTCAAATTTGTCATTTCCACTAAATGAGCTAAATAGCTAGTATTCCAAAAGTAGAAGCTATCGAATTTCTTGCCTTTCCCATTAAATATTGCTTTTCAAATGTACTTAAACACCCTGTTGTGTTTGGTGAACACTCTCCACACATGGAGCAttgctgtctttttctctggGTAACCCTCTAACCTCAGCACTTCTTTACTTTGGGATTTGATCATGACAAAGCACTTAAGCCTTTATGCAAATACAATTAAACTTCATTTTTATTAGTTAATGaaagaattatatatttttttattgtttgacttCAGGAAAAATGTGATAATCCACCACCGCCCTGCTCGgatcttttaaaaatgatcttcACTGCACATTTCTAATCCTCTTCACCTCGCTCAGAACAAAAAGATCTCCACCGAGCCTCCCAAATATTTGTGATCTTAAGCTCCAGCGTCCTGGCTGAGAGGTTGATCTCCAGCATAACATGACTGAAAACATTCACCATGCATAAAGAAGacgaagggaaaaaaaagatttgtaatCTCTTGACAGTCAAGCTGAACCTGACACTTTGACGCTTTCTTCTCCCGagttttacatttatatcaGGATTTGTCACAGCTTTCAAGTCCGTTCCCTGATTGTGATCACAGGATTTATTTCTTCACATGAATAAATGTGGAGAAAGGCAGCTGGATATGTTCACCCTTTGCGACAGGAAATCTATATAGGACACATCTGCTGGAGAAATCCTCTCACGTCTCTAATTGAGGGAGAACTTGGATTCAGAGAAGTCACGACTCTGATACTTCAGAGTGAACTCTGACCCGGTTAAGAAGTGtggctttgtttttctgtttcttttcagaCACGAGGTTATATGACACCAGCCTGACCCAGGTCTTATCTACTTCCGCTACTACTTGAAATCTTTTTTCTTAGTTGCAGTATGTCACAGAAGAGCTGTCAGAGTAATCCATCATGTGTTCTGTTGAGGTATTTCATCCCCACTTGAGATCAGATCCCTCGTACACACATTTTATCtctgcattttcatttaaaggaaTTGTCATTTCATGTGAGCATGTCTGAAGAGCTGTTTGGGATTCAAAAGTCTGTATTCTGTTGATATCATTGATAACACAGAATAATTTGGTTTGTGTCCTCAGTTTGTGTTCTGCTGAAAACTACACTCCATGGTGTGACATTTAATTGTAATGTGTGCATCTGCCACAGGTTCAATAGCGAAGGAAACAGCCTGACGTTGGCAGCCATGACTCTGTCTTGTTGATTTGCTGTGGCTTGTGTGGTGGACGGATTAATCGCCcgcacagcttttttttttcctgggaaACCATCAAAACAATGTCAGCTCAGCGAGATAGAGATGGAACGTCTGCACGGACAATCTTCTCGCTTGAATCATCCCTCAGCGACGCGCCACAATCTCCCGCACTATGTTCAGTGAGCATCTCTCATCTTCAAAACGGGGGATGTGATTTTGAAAAAAGGCTGCTGCCGGGATGCAGGTGAGACAATAGCTCAACGAGGGCTTCTGGGCACGTGTGAATTTAAGcggcaacaaacaaacaacatctCCTTCTCTTGGTTCACTGCCTAATCcattacatttaaagaaaaagtagAGTCgagctgtgtttttcctcctccaacAGGATTGTTCCAGTGCGTCTCCATTCACAGAGCACTCTTAATGGAGTGGGGAATCATTCTGACACATATATGACCTATAAGATCCAAACCAAAAGAAGctggaataaaaactaaattgtcTATAGAGCGATTtagtttctgtctctttcctgcagctctgtgcttCGTCcgtttctctccatctttcagATTGAGTTGCAGCGAGACGGCGATATACGTCTCGCAGGATGTACGGCCGCAGACTCTTTAAGGTTCGGCTTCTTTCCCCGTCTTCCTCTTCAAAGCTCTGTTGTAATCTCACAGAGCTGTCAGATGCGGGATAGTATAGATTTTCAaagatctttttttctcttgccCACACTGCTGTCGAGCAAATGCTTTCCACTTTTCCACCTTTTATTTCAGAATCTGCAACGCTGAAAGAGTCTTTCAGAAGTGATGTCTATTGTATTAATGAATGTAGCTGATGTGCACTGATGCTCGGGCTGCGTTGCATAAAACTGCATATTTTAACATTCGTCTCCGTCCCtccacacagagacaacacagtgaaaatctgtttttaaatagtATTTATTGAACATTTTGTAACAAAACTGCAAGCTGAAAAAACCTTGAAACCCTTCCTTTAGTCAACCACAAGAGACGGATTCAATGATTGTAAATAGGATTAGCATACACGTGAATAAAACGTAAGAAGAGTTGAGATAATATAGCTTCAGGAGAGATAAGCAAAAAATAAGGATAACAGGAATTATCAACTTTTACATCAGGTATGAATACATTCATAAGACGTGTCCGTGTGCTTACTAAGCCTTCGTTTTCTTCCGAGTACGAGCGCCTCACGCCAACAAAAGAAGAGCTGACGTCTTATCGAGCGAGCCGTGTTACATCCCAGTCTCTTTATGATGCAGTGGATCAGGATACGTGTTCTCCTGCACTTCTGCTCCCCTGGTCACATGACAGGTGGCCTCACAAAGGTACTGGTCTCACTGGTTTCCGTCCTTTCTCCACTGGTGAGGTTGAGACACGTTGATCTCAGGCACTTTCTGAAAACATGAGGTTGTTGATcgacaaacacaaatgtaatgTTCCATAAACAAAATGTAGCCTGTTGTCTATAGACGTAGATTCTCTACATACAGCACATCcgtatttatttctttaaaggaTTAGGGCAACATTTTCTCTCAACCAGCGTTTTCCCCAAAACGTTGACAAATTTATAACCAActatcagaaaaaaacacagttacagGGAAATCAATTTGCATCTTCAGCTCAGTTCAAACTGTCACAGGACTTCATTTAAAGATGGGGTAAGTGATTTTCAACCCAAACTGTTTTTGTCAAATTCTGCTAATATCTCCTCACgttctgtgtgtgcactgaaaAATAATCATTCCTCTGCTTTCTGCTATTGAGGGATGGGAGGACAACCTGCCCTCAGATTACGTGCACCGGCCTCTTTATCTAATTTAGTCACTCCGCAGCAACAGACAGCAAAACAACATATTCTTGTTAAATATAAGTTTAAACTGTCCTTCAGCTTTTTATGAGATCAGCGGTTCACCTTGAGGTGGAGCTTCTGAAGGAACACTGATGGGAGgggtgtatttgttttgttcttgaATTATAATACAAACCCCAATATCACTTACCCCACCTTTAATTTATAATAACTCAATTATTTGCAAAACTCTTTTTCTTTAGTTACAAAAAAAGAGTGTTGCCATATTTCCAGTCCTGGGTGATACAAATTTCAGGTTTTAAGCTTCGACATTCAAATCAGTGGAGTGTGAGACATCGAGGACAAATGACACAGTGTCAATCCACTCAATCAAAGCTATGATAACACAAGGTCATAATACTAAAAGTTAAAATTGTATGTGAATATGTAAATTTCCCAACATTCACAGTGTTGTCCAGTGTGTGGTAAACCCACGTCCGTCTTACACCACAGAAAAGATCAACACAGGACTTGGCCCAGGTCTGGAAATAACTCAGCTTTAATTCGCTCAATGGTTTTGCTCAGTGTTGTTTTAAGACAAAAGCAGGGTGGGTTATAAAATGACCCATTTTTGACCTctcatcaataaaaacaatacgaCATTGGTATTGAATTACATGTATATACAACAAGTGAAATCCTTCACAAAGTAGTAATAACCTGATACGTTTATACATTGTGGAAATagccatttcctcatgttttAAGGCAAACAGTTATTGTGCACGAGTCTAAGAATCAGTGATGCACAAACTGAGGATCAATGGCTGAGCAACGCAAACTATCTGAAGCTCTCACGTTAAATAAACTCTATGTACATCTACGGGTGGACGGTTCCGTGTGTTTAAATCAGTGTTGATAAACTCATGCAGCCTGAAGTATATGATAGAACTCAACAGCTagtattacttttttttaatctcagccTCCTGAGCCGAGGCTCGAACTATATGTTAAACTCATTTTCTAACACATGGATGCATCTAATTTcagatgaaaaatgaagaagaaatgataatcAAGCAATTATGTATTTTATCTATTCCTCCTCTATTTAATGTCAAGCACAAAGTCAAGTGCGTCCATTAACAGGCGTATTTCAGCACTTAACCCTGACACAATGCCCCCGCTTGTTAAGTAAATTAGACAACCCAgtgttgtgtgaatgtgagcagaTTTTCAGGTCCAACGTtgtttttccccccaaaatttaaaaacaaataaaaaatcaagCTGAATATCAATGATAtgataatgtgtttatttaaattgtatataaCTGAATGTATGCTGTGTTCTACCAAGAGGATGTTTGAGGAGAGATAATAGACAACAAATAATATAcctgtgtttttactttctctgtACATCTTCACCTTTAATCCCAATCAGCAATGGATTGAGTTGGTAAGAACGtctgaaaaatattttctaaaagcgtccactctctctctttctctgccatcTTTCACATCCCTGTCAAGGCAGAAGctgcatcttgttttttaatgtctctCAGTGGCTTCATGCATATATGTACAAGTCAAACGTGTCCAGATATTCTGGATAATCCAATCTGTAAAAGGAAGAGGAACAGACCAGCTTCCCAAAGTCTGAGTTGCTGAAAGTGATGCAGGATTGACTCCATATGGTGATCACACATCAGATCCAGTCCACCACATGGGAATAAGGGCATCGTCCTTCCTCCTCCCATCCTCATCCCCATACAAGTCGACATACTGCAGCTGCAACAGCTAAGACCAGCTCTGGTCAATGAAGCGCAACAAGCGTTCGAGACCTACAAGGTTGTGTAGATGTAGACAAAGATGATGACTACCAGGTTGAGGATGGTCCCAATGATGCCCAACATGGCCAAGATGGACTCCTCCTTGCCTTCCTTGTCTTGGATTCCCTTTTCCTCATCACTGTAGACAGTATTTACCATTTTCCCCGGAAAAGTCTGCAGTTTTCGTCTCAGACGAATCTGAAGCGAGCAGataggagagaaaaagaaaatccatgaGTTAGTTACTTCAACTGGTTAATATGTTTGTTGCACAGTGTGTGGTGGTGAGCGATAACGTCAATGTTATCTGTTGGTGAGATGATTGGCGAAGCAGTAAAATGATTaagaattattttctttttttttaatcttcctgATGTGTGTTTcaaggaaataatgaaaaagttaATTGAATTACATTCGCTGGAGAGAAAGCTGCATATTAATGTCTGATTATCAAGACTGAGACCAAATCTGTTTTCAGAAGAAAATTAAATACCTTGGAAATTGTTGTGGTCTAATCAACAGATTTAAGAGTCAGAGCtgggatggagaaaaaaaactgtggggGTTGGTGCATGTAGTTTgactgtgttctgtgtgtgaagaaagaaaatgtgattgacTGGACAGAGGATCTACGAgagtccaacacacacacacacacacacacacacacacaactagaTTTCACCGTACTGCTGCTTTCTGTGAAAGATTTTCCatcaaaaataatacaacaattTGTGTGAAATGCAAAACCTAATTGGTCAGTTCCAGGAGTTTTGGATAATTATACAGATGCAACACTTAATACATATAATCTATGCACGTGAAGTCAGTTCAGGTTATCTATACAGCTTAGTTTATCTATATTGTGAGAACTTGCGATAGCTGCAGTTATTAGTTCTAGCTGATCTTGTCTCGTGCCCCCTGGGCGAGAACATAGAGGCGAGAGCTGGTGCAGTGTTTGTGCACAAACATAAACAGGGCTCCTGAGGATTCTAGGTTCTGAGTCAAATCTGGatgtcggggcttacggacacttgacaccacaggagcagtatggaggcattttaaacatttttctggtgttgtttttacattcaaAGAAGTGGTCGCTATCTACTTCAATTGTATCAGATTTGCTGcagcactgtttacccctgattAGATTTGACTGGattctgaaactgtaaagtaAATTTTTTACTCCTATTGTTTGCAACAAATTGAAGGCTAAACCATGAATGGCTTTTGGGTCACTAAATAATTTAGACAGGTATTATGATACTCTCAGTTTTCATTGCTCTTTGTCTGTCAGGactactcaaaaactactgcactgattttattgaaacttggtggaagtgTGGGGTAAGGATCTGGATTAAAGTTCCAGTGACTTTaattttttctgacatttttgtgaattgCTCACAATATTTATGAAAAAGTTAAGTTATCTGTAAAGTGCTCATTTCCATGAAcaggtgaaatttggtgcagatctgtaTGAATCTGATCTCAAACatgcaatatggtgataaagtggccTCGGTGGATGTACGTGCCCTTTAAGTTTCTTCTATAACTACCCAGATGAATTAAGACATGGctctctccacacagacacttATTATTTTTCAGGTACTATGATCATGTTATTACTATTTTGCTGCAATACACGGAACCTTTACTTTCACTGATTCCTTTTGTGATATGCTGGACATCTGAGGAATGACCACGGCAGCTCTCTGAGACACcaagtgaagaaaaacattcattcatGCACTCGACTCTAATCAGCTGTTTTACTTCTTGTACGTGTGTGTTGATTTGTGGAGCCCGTGGTAGGGTATTAGAAACTAGCTGTATGTTTTCAGCCCATAGGCGCAGCAGTTTGTGCAAGTTGGCATCAAAACACCCCCCAGGAGGAAAAACATCCTTTTGCGGGTCACTGGGTTTTATACGCCGGCTAGCAACAGAAAAGCATGTAAGCTAATGCAGAGTAAAAATAAACCTGCGATCAGGgaactgtttctttttgtaaaaaGCTTAGAAGCAAGATACACTCAACATTTACCTCCAGtgagagtttaaaaaaagaagttacctgaagtacaagtacacaatgTCCCTCTTTGGCTGATACACTTTGAGTGGAGAggacataaaataataaaaacaatcctGAAATACGTTTCAATATGTTTGtgaagtgaaaacactttgttagAAGGAGATGGAGCAAGAATATAAAACAACACGTCATGATGTTCTCCACTTTTCTACCAACTCTGCTAGTTTGCTTTCTCTTCACTCTGCTGAATTCACCTCAAGTTGTATCATCctataaaaatatatagatattgTCCATTCCTGTGTTAAATTACTGTAGAAAACATGCCTTCTTAAACATTTTTCCAGATAAAGATAAATGTAACTTCACAGAGTTGTTTAATGCAGTTAACCTTAATACCCACACTATTATTTACAGGTGtagtttgatttaattcaaatttaTTAAACCTTTTGGTCACCATTTCaacactttgctttttttttttgacgaCTGACTGTGTTCTCAGAGGGAAACAGTGTTTGCAGAAATCCCAATTTGCCAGGAATGAGATTAATTACATATAATAAATAGAATGGGAACAAATTTCATGCatttttagattagattagattcattttcaatcaagattaattaaatattctgtgggaaaacagtgaaaatgttgaaaatctcCCAATGTTACAGTCTTGGACCTTGGATCCATCCCTGATCCATATCTGCAACAAATCTTAATGGGATCTTCCTCAACCCATCCCTCATCGATCCACCAAGGTTTCTGAAAAtctgtttggtagtttttgtgtgatcttgttcacaaacaaacaaacgggaGAGGCGTGAAAATATTAccttcacaaacacaatgagaaTTCAGTCATATTAACACGTTGTACTTGAGGCCAGAGCTGCTGCAAAATTAATAAGTCAAAATGGAAATCACTGACATAAGGGCCATCatggtttttgtgtttatggATTAACCTATGGGTTGATATAAAAGGCCTTTCATACTGTGAAAGTCAAAGGCCTCTTTGCTCGGGCCTGTTTATGAGGCCAGGAGCATGAAAATGACTGTCCTCTCTAAAGGCTAACATCCCACACAGTCACTCTGAATTACAGCGATGTCCAATCATCGACATGCATTGTGCTCTCGACGTACATAAAAACCCCATCAGGCTGCTGTTCCTCCTCTGATCTGTGACAATGGGCTTTGATGGCCTCTCCTGGGGTTCACCATAAACGGGGCTTTCCTCAACCTGAATGGAGATGTTTGTGTGGCGCGCTGGATGTGCCCTCATGCATGAAGACACTGCTCGCAGCTGATACACACGGCTCCGcggcaaaagaaaagaaaagaaaaaacgagGGGGGAAATCGTGTCTAAGGGGTTGTGGGTGCGGGGGAgatgggggtggtggtggagtcCAGTCTCTGCCAAAACCTGAGGACGTGGCGAAACGCTGGAGCGTAGCCGTAcgtcacagaaaataaaaaaaccttctGGACGTCCTCCAACGTCACCTTCTTCAGGTTCCAACAGAGAACATTCTCCTTCTAGTGACTTTCCATAAACATTAACTACCCATCCTAACGTCCTCAGTGTGTGATGGCAGGACGGAATCAGAGCTGTTCTACTCCAGAGGAAAGTTGTGGATTATGACACAATGCATTGAATGAGGAGATTATCAATCCAGCCAAGATACAGTACAGCCTTCTCCACTCCTCCTCTTATTGATTAGCCATTTGACTTATTCTAAGGTAAA contains:
- the tunar gene encoding protein TUNAR, translated to MSDAMLFLMLCKIRLRRKLQTFPGKMVNTVYSDEEKGIQDKEGKEESILAMLGIIGTILNLVVIIFVYIYTTL